A part of Variovorax sp. HW608 genomic DNA contains:
- a CDS encoding CobD/CbiB family protein, whose protein sequence is MSFFAILCALLIEQVRPLALRNPVYAGVLAWTRWTSRNFDAGKPHHGWVAWSLAVFVPTVLALAVHWLLILTLGMPFAVLWNIAILYVTLGFRQFSHHFTGIRDALDEGDEPLARSLLAHWQHVDAVNLPRSEIVRHVIEHSVIAAHRHVFGVLAWFSILAAVGLGPAGAVFYRMSEFVNRYWVHKSGASTQPSSVWVQQAAERAWALIDWLPARITALGFAVVGSFEEAIDCWRNDARRFPNPNDGVILAATSGAVNVRLGGGTLRAVPAADPLSRAQAGESFGDGQEPDSGSTPGREPEPAHLRSVVGLVWRSVVMWMVLLALLTLARLLG, encoded by the coding sequence ATGAGCTTCTTTGCGATCCTGTGCGCATTGCTGATCGAGCAGGTGCGCCCGCTGGCCTTGCGCAACCCCGTCTATGCCGGGGTGCTCGCCTGGACGCGCTGGACCAGCCGCAACTTCGACGCCGGCAAGCCGCACCACGGCTGGGTGGCCTGGTCGCTCGCGGTGTTCGTGCCGACGGTGCTGGCACTGGCGGTCCATTGGCTTCTCATCCTGACGCTGGGCATGCCCTTTGCGGTGCTCTGGAACATCGCGATCCTGTACGTCACGCTCGGCTTTCGCCAGTTCAGCCATCACTTCACGGGCATCCGCGATGCCCTGGACGAAGGCGATGAGCCGCTCGCCCGTTCGCTGCTCGCGCACTGGCAGCATGTCGATGCCGTCAATCTCCCGCGCAGCGAGATCGTGCGGCATGTGATCGAGCACTCGGTGATCGCCGCGCATCGCCATGTCTTCGGCGTGCTGGCGTGGTTTTCCATCCTCGCGGCCGTCGGCCTCGGCCCGGCCGGCGCGGTGTTCTACCGGATGAGCGAATTCGTCAACCGCTACTGGGTGCACAAGAGCGGCGCATCGACGCAGCCGTCGAGCGTCTGGGTGCAGCAGGCCGCCGAACGCGCCTGGGCGTTGATCGACTGGCTGCCGGCCCGCATCACGGCGCTGGGTTTCGCGGTGGTCGGCAGCTTCGAAGAGGCGATCGACTGCTGGCGCAACGATGCGCGGCGCTTCCCGAACCCGAACGATGGCGTGATCCTCGCAGCGACTTCCGGTGCGGTGAATGTCCGGCTGGGCGGCGGCACCTTGCGCGCGGTTCCGGCGGCCGATCCGCTGTCGCGCGCGCAAGCCGGCGAATCATTCGGGGACGGACAGGAACCCGACAGCGGCAGCACGCCGGGGCGCGAACCCGAACCGGCGCATCTGCGCAGCGTGGTGGGCCTGGTGTGGCGGTCCGTCGTCATGTGGATGGTGCTGCTGGCGCTCCTGACGCTCGCGCGGCTCCTGGGCTGA
- the hisC gene encoding histidinol-phosphate transaminase, with product MPKNIPTFWSPRIAALEPYVPGEQPRIANLIKLNTNESPYPPSPEAIEAIQRAAESRLELYPDPESLVLREAIAARHGLEAAQVFVGNGSDEVLAHAFFAFFQQAEPLLIPDVTYSFYRVYAQLYGIACELQPVDEGLRIDDHALARRASEGCAGIVIANPNAPTGIGLPLARIEALLKACPDRVVLVDEAYVDFGGESAIPLIACHPNLLVVQTLSKSRSLAALRVGFACGQAHLIDALQRVKNSFNSYPLDRLAVAGAVAAIQDERWFARTRNDVIDTREGLVLQLEDLGFEVLPSQANFLFVRHPDRDAGELAAALRERAILVRHFRQPRIAQYLRITVGTRDQCAALVAALSDILGA from the coding sequence TTGCCGAAGAACATTCCGACCTTCTGGAGCCCGCGCATCGCGGCGCTCGAACCCTACGTGCCGGGCGAGCAGCCGCGTATTGCGAACCTGATCAAGCTCAACACCAACGAGAGCCCGTATCCGCCGTCGCCGGAGGCCATCGAGGCCATCCAGCGCGCGGCCGAAAGCAGGCTCGAGCTCTACCCCGACCCCGAATCCCTGGTGCTGCGCGAAGCCATAGCCGCGCGCCATGGCCTCGAAGCCGCGCAGGTCTTCGTTGGCAATGGTTCGGACGAAGTGCTCGCACACGCCTTCTTCGCCTTCTTCCAGCAGGCCGAGCCGCTCTTGATTCCGGACGTCACCTACAGCTTCTACCGCGTCTATGCGCAGCTCTACGGCATCGCGTGCGAGCTGCAGCCGGTCGACGAGGGCCTTCGCATCGACGACCACGCGCTCGCGAGGCGGGCGTCCGAAGGATGCGCCGGCATCGTCATCGCCAACCCGAATGCGCCGACCGGCATCGGGTTGCCGCTGGCGCGCATCGAGGCGTTGCTGAAGGCTTGCCCGGACCGCGTGGTCCTCGTGGATGAAGCCTACGTCGACTTCGGCGGCGAGAGCGCGATCCCGCTGATCGCCTGCCATCCGAACCTGCTGGTCGTGCAGACCCTCTCGAAGTCGCGCTCGCTGGCCGCCCTGCGGGTGGGCTTCGCCTGCGGGCAGGCGCATCTCATCGATGCGCTGCAGCGTGTGAAGAACAGCTTCAATTCCTACCCGCTGGATCGGCTCGCGGTCGCCGGCGCGGTGGCGGCGATCCAGGACGAGCGCTGGTTCGCCCGTACGCGCAACGACGTCATCGACACCCGCGAGGGCCTCGTGCTGCAACTCGAAGACCTCGGCTTCGAGGTGCTGCCGTCGCAGGCGAACTTCCTGTTCGTCCGCCATCCGGATCGCGATGCCGGCGAACTGGCTGCGGCGCTGCGCGAGCGCGCCATTCTCGTGAGGCATTTCCGGCAGCCGCGCATTGCGCAGTACCTGCGCATCACGGTCGGCACGCGCGATCAATGTGCGGCGCTTGTGGCCGCGCTGTCGGACATCCTCGGTGCTTGA
- a CDS encoding M48 family metallopeptidase: MPTFLPASLALTLAFALALVAGLVVKFWLATRQVRHVARHRHAVPAAFEQAITLDAHQKAADYTIAKTRLGVIEMAWAAAVLLGWTLLGGLDLLNRLLLGALGGGMWQQLALFAVFALIGGLLELPFTLWQTFVLEERFGFNKMTWRLWVKDTVKGVLLGAVIGIPLAALILWLMHAAGSLWWLWTWGVWMAFNLLMMLVYPTFIAPIFNKFKPLDDAALKTRVDALMQRCGFSAKGLFVMDGSTRSAHANAYFTGFGASKRVVFYDTLLRQLEAREVEAVLAHELGHFRHRHVAKRMAAMFALSLAGFALLGWLSGHTWFYTGLGVQPNLSAPNDALAILLFMLAVPVFGFFVAPLPVLISRKHEFEADAYAVAQTSGKDLSAALLKLYKDNASTLTPDPVFVKFYYSHPPASERLARMAAA, encoded by the coding sequence ATGCCGACTTTCTTGCCTGCATCCCTCGCCCTCACCCTCGCATTCGCCCTCGCGCTGGTCGCCGGGCTGGTGGTGAAGTTCTGGCTCGCGACACGACAGGTGCGGCACGTGGCCCGGCACCGCCATGCGGTACCTGCGGCCTTCGAGCAGGCGATCACGCTCGACGCCCATCAGAAGGCGGCGGACTACACGATTGCCAAGACGCGGCTCGGCGTGATCGAGATGGCCTGGGCCGCCGCGGTCCTGCTCGGCTGGACGCTGCTGGGCGGACTGGACCTCCTCAACAGGCTGTTGCTGGGGGCCTTGGGCGGTGGGATGTGGCAACAGCTCGCCCTGTTCGCTGTGTTCGCGCTGATCGGCGGCCTCCTCGAACTGCCGTTCACGTTGTGGCAGACCTTCGTGCTCGAGGAGCGCTTCGGCTTCAACAAGATGACCTGGCGCCTGTGGGTCAAGGACACCGTCAAGGGCGTCCTGCTGGGCGCCGTGATCGGCATCCCGCTCGCGGCGCTGATCCTCTGGCTCATGCATGCCGCCGGCAGCCTCTGGTGGCTCTGGACCTGGGGGGTCTGGATGGCCTTCAACCTCCTCATGATGCTGGTCTATCCGACCTTCATCGCGCCGATCTTCAACAAGTTCAAGCCGCTGGACGACGCCGCCCTCAAGACCCGCGTCGATGCGCTCATGCAGCGCTGCGGCTTCTCGGCAAAGGGCCTCTTCGTGATGGACGGCAGCACGCGCAGCGCGCACGCCAACGCCTACTTCACCGGCTTCGGCGCCAGCAAGCGCGTGGTGTTCTACGACACGCTGCTGCGCCAGCTCGAGGCGCGCGAGGTCGAGGCGGTACTGGCCCACGAACTGGGCCACTTCAGGCACCGGCACGTGGCCAAGCGCATGGCCGCCATGTTCGCGCTGAGCCTGGCCGGCTTCGCGCTGCTGGGCTGGCTGTCCGGCCATACCTGGTTCTACACGGGGCTGGGCGTGCAGCCGAATCTTTCGGCGCCCAACGATGCGCTGGCGATCCTGCTGTTCATGCTGGCGGTGCCGGTGTTCGGCTTCTTCGTCGCGCCCCTGCCGGTGCTGATTTCGCGCAAGCACGAGTTCGAGGCAGACGCCTACGCCGTCGCGCAGACCAGCGGCAAGGACCTGTCCGCGGCGCTGCTCAAGCTCTACAAGGACAACGCATCGACGCTCACGCCCGATCCGGTGTTCGTCAAGTTCTACTACTCGCATCCGCCTGCGTCCGAGCGCCTCGCGCGCATGGCCGCGGCCTGA
- the rsgA gene encoding ribosome small subunit-dependent GTPase A, translated as MAKQRGGDAHEAALRNGLVVASHGRHCIVETPEGERLICHPRGKKSQAVVGDRVQWQASQDEGTIEKVLQRSNLFYRQDEIRTKSFAANLDQVLILIAAEPEFSESQLARALIAAEAAHITPVIALNKRDLATAFARAWERLSPYRRMNYQVLPLALKAADGSDRDALTGLLTGKTTLVLGPSGAGKSTLINLLVPGASAQTGEISQALNSGKHTTTTTSWYWMDKASGTALIDSPGFQEFGLHHIEAMQLARLMPDIAAHATECRFYNCTHLHEPGCGVIAQVETGAISPSRYRIYGELFDELSQPRY; from the coding sequence TTGGCTAAGCAGCGTGGCGGCGACGCTCATGAGGCCGCGCTGCGTAACGGACTCGTCGTCGCGAGTCACGGCCGCCACTGCATCGTCGAGACGCCGGAGGGCGAACGACTGATCTGCCACCCGCGCGGCAAGAAGAGCCAGGCGGTCGTCGGCGACCGCGTGCAATGGCAGGCGAGCCAGGACGAAGGCACGATCGAAAAGGTCCTGCAGCGCAGCAACCTCTTCTACCGACAGGACGAGATCCGCACCAAGTCATTCGCGGCGAATCTCGATCAGGTGCTGATACTCATCGCGGCCGAGCCCGAGTTCTCCGAGAGCCAGCTCGCGCGCGCGCTGATCGCGGCGGAGGCGGCGCACATCACGCCCGTGATCGCGCTCAACAAGCGCGACCTGGCGACCGCTTTCGCGCGGGCGTGGGAGCGGCTTTCGCCCTATCGGCGGATGAACTACCAAGTGCTGCCGCTCGCGCTCAAGGCAGCAGATGGCTCGGACCGGGACGCGCTGACCGGGTTGCTCACCGGCAAGACCACGCTGGTGCTCGGCCCTTCCGGCGCCGGCAAGAGCACGCTCATCAACCTGCTGGTGCCGGGCGCCTCGGCGCAGACCGGCGAGATCTCGCAGGCGCTCAACTCCGGCAAGCACACGACTACGACCACCAGCTGGTACTGGATGGACAAGGCGAGCGGCACCGCGCTGATCGACTCGCCGGGCTTCCAGGAATTCGGCTTGCATCACATCGAGGCGATGCAGCTCGCGCGCCTGATGCCGGATATCGCCGCGCACGCGACCGAATGCAGGTTCTACAACTGCACTCACCTCCACGAGCCCGGCTGCGGCGTGATCGCGCAGGTGGAGACTGGCGCGATCAGCCCTTCGCGCTACCGCATCTACGGCGAGCTGTTCGACGAGCTCAGCCAGCCACGCTACTAG
- a CDS encoding CoA pyrophosphatase, translated as MSESSIEAINVVPPAPLRSFDPREVPVTSVDTALPAVQPDQLAVRALRARFATPPVWTPELRREPRMTDRPPAQAAVLVPIVTREQPTVLLTERTAHLTHHSGQVAFPGGRVDPEDANISAAALREAWEEVGLSAEYIEVLGTLPTYTTITSFIVTPVVALVRPDFELAINPHEVAEAFEVPLAFLMDPANHRRHTMTDDDQRSREWLSMPYQDGASERFVWGATAGMLRNLYRFLSA; from the coding sequence ATGAGCGAATCCTCCATCGAAGCGATCAATGTCGTGCCGCCTGCACCGCTGCGGTCATTCGATCCGCGCGAGGTGCCGGTGACATCCGTCGATACCGCCCTGCCGGCCGTGCAGCCCGATCAACTGGCCGTGCGCGCATTGCGCGCCCGCTTCGCCACGCCGCCGGTGTGGACGCCGGAGCTGCGTCGCGAACCGAGGATGACCGACCGTCCGCCGGCACAGGCTGCCGTCCTGGTGCCGATCGTCACGCGCGAGCAGCCCACCGTTCTCCTGACCGAGCGCACCGCGCACCTGACGCATCACTCGGGGCAGGTGGCATTCCCCGGCGGTCGCGTCGATCCGGAAGACGCCAACATCTCCGCGGCCGCGCTGCGCGAAGCCTGGGAGGAAGTCGGTCTCTCGGCGGAATACATCGAGGTGCTCGGCACGCTGCCGACCTACACGACCATTACCTCGTTCATCGTGACGCCGGTGGTGGCGCTGGTCCGCCCCGACTTCGAGCTGGCGATCAATCCGCACGAGGTCGCCGAAGCCTTCGAGGTGCCGCTCGCCTTCCTGATGGACCCGGCCAACCACCGCCGCCACACCATGACGGACGACGACCAGCGCTCGCGCGAATGGCTGTCGATGCCCTACCAGGACGGCGCCAGCGAGCGCTTCGTCTGGGGCGCCACCGCCGGCATGCTGCGCAACCTCTACCGGTTCCTTTCGGCCTGA
- the orn gene encoding oligoribonuclease, which translates to MPESIETTAVAVTLGRSDQNLVWLDCEMSGLDPEKERLLEIAVVVTGPDLTPRVEGPVLVIHQSDAVLDAMDAWNKGTHGRSGLIDKVKASTIDEAEAERQLLEFIARYIPKSGSPMCGNTIGQDRRFLVKYMPKLEAYFHYRNLDVSTLKELAKRWKPAAFNAFKKQQAHTALADVHESIDELEHYRETFLRIKD; encoded by the coding sequence ATGCCCGAATCCATCGAAACGACCGCAGTGGCGGTCACGCTCGGCAGGAGCGACCAGAACCTTGTCTGGCTGGACTGCGAAATGAGCGGCCTCGACCCTGAAAAAGAACGCCTGCTCGAAATCGCCGTGGTCGTCACCGGACCCGACCTCACCCCCCGCGTCGAAGGGCCCGTGCTCGTCATCCACCAGAGCGATGCGGTCCTCGACGCCATGGACGCATGGAACAAGGGCACGCACGGCCGCAGCGGCCTGATCGACAAGGTCAAGGCCTCGACCATCGACGAGGCCGAGGCCGAGCGGCAACTGCTCGAATTCATCGCGCGCTACATCCCGAAGAGCGGCTCGCCCATGTGCGGCAACACCATCGGCCAGGACCGGCGCTTCCTCGTGAAGTACATGCCCAAGCTCGAGGCGTACTTCCACTACCGCAATCTCGACGTCAGCACGCTCAAGGAGCTGGCCAAGCGCTGGAAGCCCGCGGCCTTCAACGCCTTCAAGAAGCAGCAGGCGCACACTGCGCTGGCCGACGTCCACGAGTCGATCGACGAACTCGAGCACTACCGCGAGACCTTCCTTCGCATCAAGGATTAG
- a CDS encoding 4a-hydroxytetrahydrobiopterin dehydratase: MSSMLKIKDWKSHPRRAMSATEIVASLARLEGWQLAGDGSDVAIEKTFKFANYFETIAFVNALALIAHRQDHHPDLSVHYNRCVVRFNTHDVSGISATDFECAAQVDALLAA, translated from the coding sequence ATGAGCAGCATGCTGAAGATCAAAGACTGGAAGTCCCACCCGCGCCGCGCCATGAGCGCGACGGAGATCGTCGCCAGCCTCGCGCGGCTCGAAGGCTGGCAGCTCGCGGGCGACGGCTCCGATGTCGCGATCGAGAAGACCTTCAAGTTCGCGAACTACTTCGAGACCATCGCCTTCGTGAACGCGCTGGCGTTGATCGCGCACCGGCAGGACCACCATCCGGACCTCTCGGTGCACTACAACCGCTGCGTGGTGCGCTTCAATACGCACGACGTGTCCGGCATCTCGGCGACCGACTTCGAGTGCGCGGCGCAGGTCGATGCCCTGCTGGCGGCTTGA
- the rimM gene encoding ribosome maturation factor RimM (Essential for efficient processing of 16S rRNA) has product MLPTLETAELPADAIEVARIADAWGIKGWFKVLPHSAEPEALFSSKRWFLQPPGSPAGRAFRLPIREAKEHSDCIVASSEEVPDRNAAEALRGARVFIPRSSFPTAGDDEYYWVDLIGLAVVNREGVALGTVRELLASGPQTTLVLDAEEDGKPVERMVPFVSAFIDKVDLAGRVITVDWQPDY; this is encoded by the coding sequence ATGCTGCCCACGCTCGAAACCGCCGAATTGCCGGCGGATGCGATCGAAGTGGCACGCATCGCCGACGCCTGGGGCATCAAGGGCTGGTTCAAGGTCCTGCCCCACAGCGCCGAACCCGAGGCGCTTTTTTCTTCCAAGCGCTGGTTCCTGCAGCCTCCGGGCTCTCCCGCGGGCCGCGCGTTCCGGCTTCCGATCCGCGAAGCCAAGGAACATTCCGACTGCATCGTCGCCTCGTCCGAAGAGGTGCCTGACCGCAATGCGGCCGAGGCCCTGCGGGGCGCGCGGGTCTTCATCCCCCGATCGAGCTTCCCCACCGCCGGCGACGACGAGTACTACTGGGTCGACCTGATCGGCCTGGCCGTCGTGAACCGCGAAGGCGTTGCGCTGGGCACGGTCCGCGAACTGCTCGCGTCCGGTCCCCAGACCACGCTGGTCCTGGATGCAGAGGAAGACGGCAAGCCGGTCGAGCGCATGGTGCCGTTCGTTTCGGCCTTCATCGACAAGGTCGACCTGGCCGGCCGCGTGATCACGGTCGACTGGCAGCCCGACTACTGA
- a CDS encoding GNAT family N-acetyltransferase: MTHIRPSRDQDVEAITAIYAHHVLHGTGTFETEPPSATDMAARRADVLSKKLPYLVAECDGELLGFAYCNWFKPRPAYRFSAEDSIYLANSARGQGLGSKLLDALSQAAEAVGVRKLIAVIGDSANAGSIGVHRAQGFTHVGVLKDCGWKFGEWRDVVLMEKVLGQGSSTKPE; this comes from the coding sequence ATGACCCACATCCGACCCAGCCGCGACCAAGACGTCGAGGCCATCACCGCCATCTACGCCCATCACGTGCTGCACGGGACCGGCACCTTCGAGACCGAGCCGCCCAGCGCCACGGACATGGCGGCACGGCGCGCCGACGTGCTCTCCAAGAAGCTGCCGTACCTCGTCGCGGAGTGCGACGGCGAGCTCCTCGGCTTCGCCTACTGCAACTGGTTCAAGCCGCGCCCGGCCTATCGCTTCTCCGCCGAGGACTCGATCTACCTCGCCAACAGCGCGCGTGGCCAGGGGCTCGGCTCGAAGCTGCTCGACGCCCTGTCCCAGGCCGCGGAAGCGGTCGGCGTGCGCAAGCTCATCGCCGTCATCGGCGATTCCGCCAACGCCGGCTCGATCGGCGTGCACCGCGCACAGGGCTTCACCCACGTCGGCGTGCTCAAGGACTGCGGCTGGAAGTTCGGCGAGTGGCGCGACGTCGTCCTGATGGAGAAGGTCCTGGGCCAAGGCAGCTCGACCAAACCGGAATGA
- a CDS encoding DEAD/DEAH box helicase — MTDAFEAQRDFAPAQSDAFAVSGESASTFAASEFEALDALPADEPKEPNGFIKLGLAPQLIAAVEDLGFTRPTAVQEQAIPRAMGLSGSGEGTTRFVDLMVSSQTGSGKTAAFLLPVLHTLLQRQAEAEAAAKAEFQRLAAEAAARGEAPPKKPKRKDPTNSRNFKPATPGALVLCPTRELAQQVAHDAIDLVRHCRGLRIANVVGGMPYQLQIQRLQNADLVVATPGRLLDLQRSMQIKLEQVKFLVVDEADRMLDLGFADDLAELNQLTIERQQTMMFSATFAPRIQQLAARVMREPQRVTIDSPQEKHANIKQVLFWADNTQHKRKLLDHWLRDTSINQAIVFASTQIECDGLANDLQQDGFSAVALHGALSQGLRNRRLMALRNGQVQILVATDVAARGIDVPTITHVFNFGLPMKAEDYTHRIGRTGRAGRDGLAVTFAEFRDRRRIFDIEQYSRQQFKSEVIPGLEPQQRPPRPQGDFGGRGRGDGHSRDRKFGGGGHRGGNGYANASGFNDRNARGPNAGFGGARANDGYGRKAGWGESAPRSHGNGSAAGAPRRDGFAPRGHAGAGKGFVPRDAQKRGFKPSR, encoded by the coding sequence ATGACCGACGCTTTTGAAGCGCAGCGCGACTTCGCGCCTGCGCAATCCGACGCCTTTGCCGTTTCCGGCGAATCCGCATCCACTTTCGCCGCTTCCGAGTTCGAAGCGCTCGACGCCCTCCCGGCGGACGAGCCGAAGGAGCCCAACGGCTTCATCAAGCTGGGCCTCGCGCCCCAGCTCATCGCCGCGGTCGAGGACCTGGGCTTCACCCGCCCGACCGCCGTGCAGGAACAGGCCATCCCGCGCGCCATGGGCTTGAGCGGCAGCGGCGAAGGCACGACCCGCTTCGTCGACCTGATGGTGTCGAGCCAGACCGGCAGCGGCAAGACCGCGGCCTTCCTGCTGCCCGTGCTGCACACGCTGCTGCAGCGCCAGGCCGAAGCCGAAGCGGCCGCCAAGGCCGAATTCCAGCGCCTCGCCGCCGAAGCGGCTGCACGCGGCGAAGCGCCGCCGAAGAAGCCCAAGCGCAAGGACCCCACCAACAGCCGCAACTTCAAGCCCGCCACGCCCGGCGCGCTGGTGCTGTGCCCGACGCGCGAACTCGCGCAGCAGGTGGCGCACGATGCGATCGACCTGGTCCGCCACTGCCGCGGCCTGCGCATCGCCAACGTCGTCGGCGGCATGCCTTACCAGTTGCAGATCCAGCGCCTGCAGAACGCCGACCTCGTGGTCGCGACGCCCGGCCGCCTGCTCGATCTCCAGCGCTCGATGCAGATCAAGCTCGAGCAGGTCAAGTTCCTCGTCGTCGACGAGGCGGACCGCATGCTCGACCTCGGCTTCGCCGACGACCTGGCCGAACTCAACCAGCTCACCATCGAGCGCCAGCAGACGATGATGTTCAGCGCGACCTTCGCGCCGCGCATCCAGCAACTCGCCGCGCGCGTGATGCGCGAGCCGCAGCGCGTCACCATCGACAGTCCGCAGGAAAAGCACGCCAACATCAAGCAGGTGCTGTTCTGGGCCGACAATACCCAGCACAAGCGCAAGCTGCTGGACCACTGGCTGCGCGACACCAGCATCAACCAGGCGATCGTTTTTGCCAGCACCCAGATCGAGTGCGACGGCCTGGCCAACGACCTGCAGCAGGACGGCTTCAGCGCCGTCGCGCTGCACGGCGCCCTGAGCCAGGGCCTGCGCAACCGGCGCCTGATGGCGCTGCGCAACGGCCAGGTGCAGATCCTCGTTGCCACCGACGTGGCGGCGCGCGGCATCGACGTGCCGACCATCACGCACGTCTTCAACTTCGGCCTGCCGATGAAGGCCGAGGACTACACCCACCGCATCGGCCGCACCGGCCGGGCAGGGCGCGACGGCCTGGCCGTGACCTTCGCCGAATTCCGCGATCGCCGCCGGATCTTCGACATCGAGCAGTACAGCCGCCAGCAGTTCAAGTCGGAAGTGATTCCGGGGCTCGAGCCGCAGCAGCGTCCGCCGCGCCCGCAGGGCGACTTCGGTGGTCGCGGCCGCGGCGACGGCCACTCGCGTGACCGCAAGTTCGGCGGCGGCGGCCATCGCGGCGGCAATGGCTATGCCAATGCGAGCGGCTTCAACGACCGCAATGCGCGCGGCCCGAACGCCGGCTTCGGCGGCGCACGCGCCAACGACGGCTACGGCCGCAAGGCGGGTTGGGGCGAAAGCGCGCCGCGCAGCCATGGCAATGGCAGCGCCGCGGGCGCGCCCCGCCGCGACGGCTTCGCGCCGCGTGGCCATGCCGGCGCCGGCAAGGGCTTCGTGCCGCGCGATGCGCAGAAGCGGGGCTTCAAGCCGAGCCGCTGA
- the rplS gene encoding 50S ribosomal protein L19 has product MNLIQTLEQEEIARLGKNIPAFAPGDTVIVSVNVVEGNRKRVQAYEGVVIAKRNRGLNSGFTVRKISSGEGVERTFQTYSPLIAGIEVKRRGDVRRAKLYYLRDRSGRSARIKEKLPGKSQAAAQ; this is encoded by the coding sequence ATGAATCTCATCCAGACCCTCGAGCAGGAAGAAATCGCCCGCCTCGGCAAGAACATCCCCGCGTTCGCGCCTGGCGACACGGTCATCGTCAGCGTGAACGTCGTCGAAGGCAACCGCAAGCGCGTGCAGGCCTACGAAGGCGTCGTGATCGCCAAGCGCAACCGCGGCCTCAACAGCGGCTTCACCGTGCGCAAGATCTCCAGCGGCGAAGGCGTGGAACGTACGTTCCAGACCTACAGCCCGCTGATCGCCGGCATCGAAGTCAAGCGCCGCGGCGACGTCCGCCGTGCCAAGCTGTACTACCTGCGCGATCGCAGCGGCCGTTCGGCTCGCATCAAGGAAAAGCTGCCGGGCAAGTCCCAAGCGGCCGCTCAATAA
- the trmD gene encoding tRNA (guanosine(37)-N1)-methyltransferase TrmD, with product MRFDVITLFPELFAPLLTSGVTRRAFESKQVDVVFWNPRDHAEGNYRRIDDRPFGGGPGMVMMAQPLAACLDAALAARGSAAPVVLFSPIGETLRHEAVEQWSAGDGAVLVCGRYEGIDQRFIDARVTHQISLGDFVLSGGEIAAMAFLDAIARLQPGVLGDEASHVQDSFNPALDGLLDCPHYTRPEQWNGEGVPAVLMSGHHVQIERWRRDQRLAITLRRRPDLIEAARRAGRLSAADEKALKKRL from the coding sequence ATGCGCTTCGACGTCATCACCCTGTTTCCCGAACTGTTCGCTCCGCTTCTCACGAGCGGCGTGACGCGTCGCGCTTTCGAGTCGAAGCAGGTCGACGTGGTGTTTTGGAATCCGCGCGACCATGCGGAAGGGAACTACCGGCGGATCGACGATCGGCCGTTCGGCGGCGGTCCCGGGATGGTCATGATGGCGCAGCCGCTCGCGGCGTGCCTCGACGCCGCGCTGGCGGCGCGGGGCTCCGCGGCGCCGGTGGTGCTTTTTTCGCCCATCGGAGAAACGCTGCGCCACGAAGCGGTCGAACAGTGGTCCGCCGGCGACGGCGCGGTCCTCGTGTGCGGCCGCTACGAGGGCATCGACCAGCGCTTCATCGACGCCAGGGTCACGCACCAGATCAGCCTGGGCGACTTCGTGCTGTCCGGCGGCGAGATCGCCGCCATGGCTTTCCTCGACGCGATTGCGCGGCTGCAGCCCGGGGTGCTCGGCGACGAAGCGAGCCATGTGCAGGACAGCTTCAATCCCGCGCTCGACGGGCTGCTCGACTGCCCTCACTACACCCGGCCGGAGCAATGGAACGGGGAGGGCGTGCCGGCCGTGCTGATGTCGGGCCATCATGTCCAGATCGAGCGCTGGCGCCGGGACCAGCGCCTCGCCATCACGCTTCGAAGGCGGCCCGATCTCATCGAAGCCGCGCGGCGGGCGGGGCGCCTCAGCGCGGCCGATGAGAAAGCCCTCAAGAAAAGGCTATAA
- the rpsP gene encoding 30S ribosomal protein S16, which produces MVVIRLSRGGSKGRPFFNIVVSDKRERRDGRFIERLGFYNPTAKDNEESIRIAQDRLAYWKGVGAQPSLTVLRLIKQAAAAAPKAAA; this is translated from the coding sequence ATGGTCGTGATTCGACTCTCCCGCGGCGGCTCCAAGGGCCGTCCGTTCTTCAACATCGTCGTCTCGGACAAGCGCGAGCGTCGCGATGGCCGTTTCATCGAGCGTCTGGGCTTCTACAACCCCACCGCCAAGGACAACGAGGAAAGCATCCGCATCGCGCAGGATCGCCTGGCCTACTGGAAGGGCGTCGGCGCGCAACCCTCGCTCACCGTCCTGCGCCTGATCAAGCAAGCGGCTGCAGCCGCCCCCAAGGCGGCTGCCTGA